In the genome of Planctomycetota bacterium, the window ATCCTGCCAATCAAACGGCGGTTACGGCCGATTCGTAACACCTTGATCCGTAAGCTCTCTCGGCAGCCCGGCCGTGAGAGCGGTGCATTGGAGCGGGCGCATGGAAGGGATCGGTGTATGGGTAGAGGCATTCGGGCGGTCTTGCCCTTTCTTTTCGGCGGAATCCTGAACGCTGCGGCGGACGAAGCTCCGCCGGCGCGAACTCATGCCTTCGCCCCTTCGGAGGAGGCGATCCTCAACCCCGAACGGGGCTTCTATTACTGGGTCGATCTTGTCCACGGCCGCGACTTTCGCTTCCTGCGGGCCAACGGGGACACCTTGGGATTCGCCTCGGTTTCCCTGGCGGCCTATCGGACCTCCCCCATCGATTCCGCCTTCCTGGCGAAGCTCTGGGCCGGATTCGACGCGGCTCGCGCCTCGGGAATCAAGGTCATCCTCCGGTTCAAATACAGCGAGCGGCCGGGGGATCCGGACGCGCCCAAGGAGTGGATCCTCCAGCACATCCGCCAGCTCGCTCCTCTCCTTCAGGCTCACTCCGACGTCATCGCCGTCCTCCAGGCGGGGTTCATCGGCGCGTGGGGAGAATGGCACAGTTCCAGTTACGGCCTCACCAATCCGGCCGACGAGAACGACATCCTGCGCGCGCTCCTGGCCGTCTTCCCGCGCGAGCGGGCCATCCAGGTCCGTAAACCCATTCACAAACAGCAGGCCCTGGGATTCGCGCCCCTCGATCCGGCGGAGGCTTTTTCCGGATCCGACCGCGCGCGCGTGGGCCACCACAACGACGCCTTCCTCTCCAACGAAAACGACGGCGGGACCTATCCCACTCCCGCGGAGCCCCACAAGGAGTGGGTCGCCGCGGAGAGCCGTTTCGTCCCCGTGGGCGGAGAATGCAACCGCCTGAACGCCCCCCTGACCGACGGCCCTCACGCGGACGGACACATGACCCGCTTCCGCTTCTCCTTCCTGAGCCGCCAATACCAGCGCTCCGTCATCGAAACCTGGCAGCGCACCGGATGGCTGGAGGTCTTCCGGCGCAAACTCGGATACCGCATCCGGCTCCTGGAGGCCTCCTGGCCCGACGCGGTCCGGCCCGGCGGCATCCTCGAGTTCTCCGCGCGCGTCCGCAACGACGGCTACGCTCCCCCCTTCAACCGCCGCCCTGTCTATCTGGTCCTGGCCGGCGACACGGCGTGGCACGCCTGCCGGCTATGGTGGGTGGATGTGCGCCATTGGGACGGCGGCGGACGCGAGGCGTTCTTCACGGCCCGCTTGCGCGTCCCCGCCGGCGTGCCGCCGGGCCGGTATCGCCTGAGCCTGTGGATGCCGGACGCCGCGCTCAGCCTCCAGTACCGTCCCGAGTACGCCCTCCGGCTGGCCAACGCGGGCCTCTGGGACCCCGCCTCCGGATACAACGTCCTGACGCGGGACCTCCTCGTGGATCCCT includes:
- a CDS encoding DUF4832 domain-containing protein, which translates into the protein MGRGIRAVLPFLFGGILNAAADEAPPARTHAFAPSEEAILNPERGFYYWVDLVHGRDFRFLRANGDTLGFASVSLAAYRTSPIDSAFLAKLWAGFDAARASGIKVILRFKYSERPGDPDAPKEWILQHIRQLAPLLQAHSDVIAVLQAGFIGAWGEWHSSSYGLTNPADENDILRALLAVFPRERAIQVRKPIHKQQALGFAPLDPAEAFSGSDRARVGHHNDAFLSNENDGGTYPTPAEPHKEWVAAESRFVPVGGECNRLNAPLTDGPHADGHMTRFRFSFLSRQYQRSVIETWQRTGWLEVFRRKLGYRIRLLEASWPDAVRPGGILEFSARVRNDGYAPPFNRRPVYLVLAGDTAWHACRLWWVDVRHWDGGGREAFFTARLRVPAGVPPGRYRLSLWMPDAALSLQYRPEYALRLANAGLWDPASGYNVLTRDLLVDPSAPGGADPAAARFAEAP